A genome region from Bombilactobacillus bombi includes the following:
- the thiD gene encoding bifunctional hydroxymethylpyrimidine kinase/phosphomethylpyrimidine kinase produces the protein MSNSFPQVVTIAGSDCDGSAGLQADLKTFQAQKTYGMSILTAAVAGNSYGISNSIALSADFIDAQFQALASDFQIKAVKTGMLTDQATIKCVVSNLRKYNWPNLVLDPVIITKHQALLLAADAYQTLVTELLPLALIVTPNFFEAQKLSGLSLKNDTEIQQAAQKLQQLGAQNVLIKGAHDNPQQKVVRDYALFADGSHLWLESELIPTQRVNGTGDTLSAAIAAQLALGNSLKDSIKIAEDYTHQAIAHEIQVGHKYGPINHFI, from the coding sequence ATGTCTAATTCATTTCCACAAGTAGTGACTATTGCTGGTTCTGATTGTGATGGCAGTGCCGGTTTGCAGGCTGATTTAAAAACTTTTCAAGCCCAAAAAACTTATGGTATGTCGATTCTCACCGCTGCTGTCGCTGGTAATTCCTATGGCATTTCCAATTCTATAGCTTTATCTGCTGACTTTATTGATGCTCAATTTCAAGCTCTTGCATCTGATTTCCAGATTAAAGCTGTGAAAACAGGTATGTTAACCGATCAGGCTACTATTAAATGTGTAGTCTCCAACTTACGTAAATATAATTGGCCTAATTTAGTCTTGGATCCTGTAATTATCACGAAACACCAAGCATTACTTTTAGCAGCAGATGCTTATCAAACGCTAGTTACTGAGTTGTTACCATTGGCTTTAATTGTAACTCCTAATTTTTTTGAAGCACAAAAATTGTCGGGCTTGTCTTTGAAGAATGATACTGAAATTCAACAAGCTGCCCAGAAATTGCAGCAATTAGGTGCACAAAATGTTTTAATCAAAGGAGCTCATGATAATCCACAACAAAAAGTAGTTCGTGATTATGCACTATTTGCTGATGGCAGCCACTTATGGTTAGAATCTGAGCTAATTCCCACGCAAAGAGTTAATGGAACTGGTGATACCTTATCAGCTGCTATTGCAGCCCAATTGGCTTTAGGAAATTCTTTAAAAGATAGTATCAAAATTGCAGAAGATTATACTCATCAAGCCATCGCTCATGAAATTCAAGTTGGCCATAAGTATGGCCCAATTAATCATTTCATTTAA
- a CDS encoding NAD(P)-dependent oxidoreductase, with protein sequence MKLGFIGTGVMGNAIAHNLIKAGHNLWVYNRTKAKTDNLVALGATWCANPQTVVENSDVIFTMLGFPKDVEQVYYGDNGIFQANVRQKTLIDMTTSKPQLAQKIAHTGQEMGANVLDAPVSGGDIGAKNGTLTIMVGGQQDVFTSCQPLFAAISSQAQLFGAAGAGQNTKMANQIMIAGTMTGLSEMLVYAKAAHLDLQKVLETVGAGSAANWSLTNYGPRILKNDYTPGFFSKHFLKDLRIALDTAQEMEIDLPATQQAKKLYEQLVDEKNLGDLGTQALVKLWWA encoded by the coding sequence TTGAAACTGGGATTTATTGGAACTGGTGTGATGGGCAATGCAATCGCTCACAACTTAATCAAGGCTGGTCATAACTTATGGGTTTATAACCGGACCAAGGCTAAGACAGATAACCTTGTCGCCTTAGGTGCCACTTGGTGTGCTAACCCTCAAACCGTGGTTGAAAATTCTGATGTAATCTTTACAATGTTAGGCTTTCCTAAAGATGTTGAACAAGTTTACTATGGCGATAATGGTATTTTTCAAGCTAATGTTCGTCAAAAAACTTTAATTGATATGACTACTTCTAAACCACAATTGGCCCAAAAAATTGCCCATACTGGTCAAGAAATGGGAGCTAACGTATTAGATGCTCCTGTTTCTGGAGGCGATATTGGAGCAAAAAATGGCACCTTAACTATCATGGTTGGTGGCCAGCAAGATGTCTTTACATCTTGTCAGCCATTGTTTGCAGCAATTAGCTCGCAAGCTCAACTTTTCGGTGCTGCTGGAGCTGGACAAAACACCAAGATGGCCAACCAAATTATGATTGCAGGTACCATGACCGGGTTAAGCGAGATGTTAGTCTATGCTAAAGCAGCGCACTTAGATTTACAGAAAGTGTTAGAAACTGTCGGTGCTGGCAGTGCTGCTAATTGGAGTTTAACCAACTATGGTCCTCGCATTTTAAAAAACGATTATACACCGGGATTTTTTAGTAAGCATTTTTTGAAAGATTTACGGATTGCTTTGGATACAGCCCAAGAAATGGAGATTGATTTGCCAGCTACTCAACAAGCTAAAAAGTTATATGAGCAACTAGTAGATGAAAAAAATTTAGGCGATTTAGGCACCCAAGCACTAGTAAAGCTATGGTGGGCTTAA
- a CDS encoding DMT family transporter encodes MKITKLITGGILVIMAIVVMFQFKFDSFIQALLGYADLGATASILLAIALLVAGAIYIICHSSTSVLPPIISFIILTLGGVMGIFNAARFPGLMLWSWAGIIIGLVMAVVTIVMDYFFEPAVDQYGNAHSNSYYDNNNSQQYPNNQSNNYNNPTNYGSMNNQPNQQPTGPQNYNANPQIPQQQPNTNNYQQPYPNDPNVPLNNNQAVTNTPNPSYNNPQQYPNNQPNNYNNPTNYSPMNNQAPQPSAPMPNNPANPAANQSYQQPNTNNYPPTQGPQSPTAVNQGPNPQTPLTASNNNGYPSNNRNNSEFNPTNPGVQPGYQPYPNAQPQSSYKRKFKTSDQNQVKNDYHYNSKG; translated from the coding sequence ATGAAAATAACTAAATTAATTACGGGTGGAATTTTAGTCATCATGGCAATTGTGGTGATGTTCCAGTTTAAATTCGATAGTTTTATCCAAGCACTTTTAGGATATGCAGATTTAGGAGCTACTGCAAGTATTCTCTTAGCAATTGCCTTGCTCGTAGCTGGTGCTATTTATATTATTTGTCACTCCAGCACTAGTGTCTTGCCACCAATTATCAGCTTTATTATTTTAACATTGGGGGGAGTTATGGGGATTTTTAACGCTGCCCGCTTCCCTGGCTTAATGCTGTGGTCATGGGCAGGCATTATTATTGGGTTGGTCATGGCAGTTGTAACGATTGTAATGGACTACTTCTTCGAACCTGCAGTCGATCAATATGGCAATGCTCATAGCAATAGTTACTATGATAACAATAATTCCCAACAGTATCCTAACAATCAATCAAATAATTACAATAATCCAACTAACTATGGCTCCATGAATAACCAGCCTAATCAACAGCCAACAGGTCCACAAAATTATAACGCCAATCCACAAATACCTCAGCAACAACCAAACACTAATAACTATCAGCAACCTTATCCAAACGATCCAAATGTTCCACTTAACAACAATCAAGCCGTAACCAATACTCCCAATCCGTCTTACAATAATCCCCAACAATATCCTAATAATCAGCCTAATAATTACAATAATCCGACTAATTATAGCCCCATGAATAACCAAGCTCCACAACCATCTGCCCCAATGCCCAACAATCCTGCAAACCCTGCAGCTAATCAATCATACCAACAACCAAACACTAATAACTATCCACCAACGCAAGGTCCTCAATCTCCGACTGCTGTTAATCAAGGACCTAATCCACAAACACCGTTGACAGCTTCCAACAATAATGGTTACCCTTCTAACAATCGAAATAATTCTGAATTTAATCCAACTAATCCGGGTGTGCAACCAGGGTATCAGCCTTATCCTAACGCCCAACCACAGTCTTCTTATAAACGTAAATTCAAAACCAGTGATCAA
- the treR gene encoding trehalose operon repressor — MVIAKYLQIAQDLTDKIKHGQYPAGDFLPSEPALAQLYSSSRETIRKALNELIDACLIQKIKGKGSMVLDINRFVFPVSDITTFSELNLSQKMNATTQVLALENRNLPQAIAHQLALTDPAAIFVRRLRTVDSEPIVIDEDYVLKKYVPAITKEQAQTSLYSYFEKELNLEIAYATKTITVEPVDELIAEKLHLQQPNLAVFVRSLTYLKDTSFFQYTVSMHRPDKFKFVDFARRKSAHGGLVL, encoded by the coding sequence ATGGTAATTGCTAAATACTTACAAATTGCTCAAGATTTAACCGATAAAATTAAACATGGCCAATATCCAGCAGGTGATTTTTTGCCAAGTGAACCAGCGTTAGCACAGTTATATAGTTCTTCTCGGGAAACAATTCGTAAAGCACTGAATGAATTGATTGATGCTTGTTTAATTCAAAAAATAAAAGGCAAAGGTTCAATGGTGTTGGATATTAATCGGTTTGTATTTCCGGTGTCTGATATTACAACTTTTTCAGAGTTGAATCTGAGTCAAAAAATGAACGCCACTACTCAGGTATTGGCCTTAGAAAATCGTAATTTACCACAAGCAATTGCTCACCAGCTAGCTTTAACAGATCCTGCTGCTATCTTTGTACGGCGTTTGCGAACGGTTGATAGCGAACCTATTGTAATTGACGAAGATTATGTATTAAAAAAATATGTACCAGCGATTACTAAAGAGCAAGCACAGACGTCTTTATATTCTTATTTTGAAAAAGAATTAAATTTAGAAATTGCTTATGCTACTAAGACGATTACTGTAGAACCTGTTGATGAATTAATTGCGGAAAAATTGCATTTGCAACAGCCTAATTTAGCAGTTTTTGTGCGTAGTCTAACTTATTTAAAAGATACATCGTTTTTCCAATATACTGTTTCAATGCATCGGCCTGATAAATTTAAGTTTGTGGATTTTGCTCGCCGTAAATCAGCTCATGGAGGATTAGTTTTATGA
- a CDS encoding ATP-binding cassette domain-containing protein produces the protein MLNLQHLKKYYQVGDTTTKALDDVSVNFRNQEFVAILGTSGSGKTTLLNIIGGLDRYDSGNLIINGKSTQNFQEQDWDAYRNNTVGFIFQDYNIISHLSILDNVTLGMTLSGVDNSTKKQRAKEALERVGLKKHIHKKPSQLSGGQLQRVAIARALANDPEILLADEPTGALDTTTSKEIMDLIKELAQERLVIMVTHNPELAQQYADRIINFADGKILSDSNPDNEPIPAENFHPRQTKMSFATALKLSFTNIATKKGRTFLTILASSIGIISIGIVLALSNGFQKQIDATQSEALAQFPITISQVTADQKELQKGDNSSNSKQKFIHSKAVFAQVNPVNAAQHINNITPQYINYLKKIKKTDAQNISFASTTSLNLLRKVNGQYQPVTFSTTANNSTDANNAQSMMTSNLGVGGSIYPAHNQGKQNFLKKNYRVLHGHYPKKATDIVLIADKRNHINLNALTNLGLDIKNKQQLQPQKLLGTSIKVVANDSYYQKLPTGNFIPNNNYEQMAQAPTTKTLHIVAILRTKSKNSDGILANGVAYSDQLTQQIVHSNQNSQIAQAQKNSTHNVLTGAKLSKQERVMLLTALGADNTASSIQIYPNSFQEKDHITHYLDQYNHGQNKKNKILYMDLAGNITSITGGLMNAITYVLVGFAAISLVTSMIMIAIITYTSVIERTKEIGVLKALGARKKDITRVFDAETAILGLGSGILGIIIAWLLTFPANSILYNMTNLNNVAQLNPLHAIILVVISTVLTVLGGHIPARMAARKNAAIALRSE, from the coding sequence ATGTTAAATTTGCAACATTTAAAAAAATATTATCAAGTCGGCGATACCACTACTAAAGCCTTAGATGATGTCAGTGTTAACTTTCGAAATCAAGAATTTGTAGCTATTTTGGGGACTTCGGGCTCAGGTAAAACTACACTTTTAAACATCATTGGTGGTTTAGATCGTTATGATTCGGGTAATTTAATCATTAACGGTAAATCCACCCAAAATTTTCAAGAACAAGATTGGGATGCTTATCGAAATAATACTGTGGGTTTTATTTTTCAAGATTATAACATTATTAGTCATTTAAGTATTTTGGATAATGTTACTTTAGGAATGACGTTAAGTGGCGTCGATAATTCTACTAAAAAGCAACGTGCTAAAGAAGCTTTAGAACGCGTTGGGCTTAAAAAGCATATCCATAAAAAACCTAGTCAATTATCTGGTGGGCAATTACAGCGAGTTGCTATTGCCCGAGCTTTAGCTAATGATCCGGAAATTTTATTGGCTGATGAACCTACTGGTGCTTTAGATACCACAACCAGCAAGGAAATTATGGATTTAATTAAAGAATTAGCCCAGGAACGCTTAGTTATCATGGTTACACATAACCCTGAATTAGCTCAGCAATATGCTGATCGTATTATTAACTTTGCTGATGGAAAAATTTTATCTGATTCTAACCCCGATAATGAACCGATTCCAGCAGAAAATTTTCATCCCCGCCAAACAAAAATGAGTTTTGCCACCGCGCTCAAACTTTCTTTTACCAATATTGCTACTAAAAAAGGCCGTACATTTTTAACGATTTTAGCTTCTAGTATTGGTATTATCAGTATTGGCATTGTCTTAGCATTATCTAATGGTTTTCAAAAACAAATTGATGCAACGCAATCGGAAGCTTTAGCACAATTTCCGATTACTATTTCACAAGTAACCGCCGATCAAAAGGAATTGCAAAAAGGCGATAATAGTAGCAATAGTAAACAAAAATTCATTCATAGCAAGGCTGTTTTTGCGCAGGTTAACCCTGTAAATGCTGCCCAACATATTAATAACATCACTCCTCAATATATTAACTATCTCAAAAAAATCAAAAAAACCGATGCTCAAAATATCTCTTTTGCATCAACTACAAGTCTCAACTTATTACGTAAAGTAAATGGTCAATATCAACCAGTTACTTTTTCCACTACTGCGAACAACAGTACCGATGCCAATAATGCCCAAAGTATGATGACTTCTAATCTGGGTGTTGGCGGCAGTATATATCCCGCTCATAATCAAGGTAAGCAAAATTTTTTGAAGAAAAACTATCGCGTTTTACATGGTCATTATCCTAAAAAGGCTACCGATATTGTCTTAATTGCTGATAAGCGTAATCATATCAACTTAAATGCTTTAACTAATCTCGGCTTGGACATCAAAAACAAGCAACAGCTACAACCGCAAAAACTGCTTGGTACATCGATTAAAGTCGTTGCCAATGATAGTTATTATCAAAAACTACCCACAGGTAACTTTATTCCTAACAATAACTATGAACAAATGGCCCAAGCTCCAACTACGAAGACTTTGCATATTGTTGCTATTCTGCGCACAAAGTCCAAAAATTCTGATGGCATACTAGCCAACGGCGTCGCTTATAGTGACCAATTAACACAGCAAATTGTACATTCTAATCAAAATTCCCAAATTGCTCAAGCTCAAAAAAACAGCACTCATAATGTGCTGACTGGAGCTAAATTGAGTAAGCAAGAACGCGTTATGTTATTGACCGCTTTAGGAGCTGATAATACTGCTAGTTCGATTCAAATTTATCCTAATAGTTTTCAAGAAAAAGACCATATCACCCACTATCTAGATCAATATAATCATGGTCAAAATAAGAAGAATAAAATTTTATATATGGATTTAGCGGGCAATATTACTAGTATTACTGGTGGCTTGATGAATGCTATCACTTATGTTCTCGTCGGCTTTGCGGCAATTTCACTAGTTACTTCTATGATTATGATTGCTATTATTACCTACACCTCAGTGATTGAAAGAACTAAAGAAATTGGTGTTCTTAAGGCACTAGGAGCACGCAAAAAAGATATCACCCGTGTTTTTGATGCAGAAACAGCCATTTTAGGTTTAGGATCTGGCATTTTAGGTATTATTATTGCCTGGCTCTTAACTTTTCCAGCCAACAGTATTTTGTATAATATGACTAACCTTAATAATGTGGCGCAATTGAATCCATTACACGCAATTATTTTAGTAGTTATTAGTACTGTTTTAACTGTTTTGGGCGGACATATCCCTGCACGTATGGCTGCTCGAAAAAATGCTGCTATTGCTTTACGGTCAGAATAA
- the proC gene encoding pyrroline-5-carboxylate reductase: MKVGFVGAGQIGQALIQGLLTAGMNNNDIMVLQSQHATAQKVAEKYQLQLADSYSDLNFSDILIIAVPAKALADVMDHLKTSYHGIIVSTSGGDLKQINVQLPVDATFVKAVPNTPVKLDSGITAVSFIETESQANQDLVTDLFKKLGQVYVVPENLLGIYGTIAGCTPAFIDMLMEALSDAAVMNGINRAQSYQIITQMLLGTAQLAQASGKHPGELKDEVTTPGGSTIRGVAKLEETGFRNALIQAVKAANE; this comes from the coding sequence ATGAAAGTTGGTTTTGTTGGTGCTGGCCAAATTGGTCAAGCCTTGATTCAAGGATTATTAACCGCTGGTATGAATAATAATGACATTATGGTTTTACAAAGCCAACATGCCACGGCACAAAAAGTGGCTGAAAAATACCAGTTGCAATTAGCTGATAGCTATAGTGATTTAAATTTTAGTGATATCTTAATTATAGCAGTTCCAGCCAAAGCATTAGCGGATGTAATGGATCATTTAAAAACATCATATCATGGCATTATTGTTTCTACTTCTGGTGGTGATTTGAAACAAATTAATGTGCAATTACCAGTTGATGCTACTTTTGTTAAAGCAGTCCCTAATACCCCGGTAAAATTAGATAGTGGTATTACGGCTGTAAGTTTTATCGAGACAGAATCGCAGGCTAATCAAGACTTGGTAACTGACCTATTTAAAAAATTAGGCCAAGTATATGTTGTTCCAGAAAATCTTTTGGGCATTTACGGAACTATCGCAGGCTGTACGCCAGCATTCATTGATATGTTGATGGAAGCTTTGAGTGATGCTGCTGTGATGAATGGGATTAATCGTGCACAATCTTATCAGATTATCACGCAAATGTTGTTAGGCACGGCGCAATTAGCACAAGCAAGTGGTAAGCATCCGGGTGAACTCAAAGATGAAGTAACTACTCCTGGTGGTTCGACAATTCGTGGCGTGGCAAAGTTAGAAGAAACTGGTTTTCGTAATGCCTTAATTCAAGCTGTGAAAGCCGCTAATGAATAA
- a CDS encoding glucose PTS transporter subunit IIA, giving the protein MKKQLQLLAPTSGEIIPLSKVQDQVFSQKTLGDGFGLEPNDGQITAPVTGEIVMIAETKHAIGIKTTDGVELLLHLGIDTVELKGAPFKISVEQGNTVHKGDTIGLMDLKAIKKAGKLTTIIVTITNTDDVLDKLTLNLGIVTAGDLAATANLKSATTKTSSIKSDNGENKFHKTARLVIKAIGGKKNINSVIHCFTRLRFSLKDDTIPQDKIVNDIPGVLDVARANDQYQVVIGQTVDDVYDEVISQLGSGFEQSEDQGESTKKPVDNSLLAKTKRGFSQLIGIITGSMMPVIGLLAASGMLKGVLNILTNFCHMSTTSSTYIIINAMADSAFYFLPVIVGFTAAKKLGSNPIVVALIACFLIYPDLVKIVSSGKFNYYIAGVGINANFFGIPIHIPQYTYSIFPMIFAAWMAAKIEPWIKKWMPVTLRLIFTPLVEILLVGITVLVIVGPIISFISEGIASVLQWLLTVNSALSGLIIGGLYQVLVIFGLHWAVIPLIANDIAAHGHSVLNGIVSITMIAQGAGALAVWIKTKKNPDLKGLSLSAAISAAVGITEPAMYGVNLKYGRVFLTSSIGAAIGGLVNGLLKVDMYGFTGSLIGFPSFVPKAGQGNPNNLLYFWIASVVTIIAAFTLTYLFGYREDDAGNPKTAPKKKKLA; this is encoded by the coding sequence ATGAAGAAGCAATTACAACTATTAGCTCCTACAAGTGGTGAAATAATACCCTTAAGTAAAGTTCAAGATCAGGTTTTTTCTCAAAAAACACTTGGTGACGGATTTGGGTTAGAACCTAATGATGGACAAATTACAGCCCCAGTCACTGGGGAAATTGTCATGATTGCTGAAACAAAGCATGCAATAGGAATTAAAACTACTGACGGTGTTGAACTGTTACTTCATTTAGGTATTGATACTGTAGAACTCAAGGGTGCACCTTTTAAAATTTCTGTCGAACAAGGAAACACTGTTCATAAAGGTGACACAATTGGTTTAATGGATTTAAAAGCCATTAAAAAAGCTGGCAAATTAACCACTATTATAGTTACTATTACCAATACTGATGATGTTTTAGACAAGTTAACCCTGAATTTAGGCATAGTAACTGCAGGAGATCTTGCAGCTACCGCTAACTTAAAATCAGCCACCACTAAAACCTCATCGATAAAATCAGATAATGGCGAAAATAAATTTCATAAAACTGCCCGTTTAGTAATTAAAGCAATTGGGGGAAAGAAAAACATTAATAGTGTTATTCATTGTTTTACACGTTTAAGATTTTCCCTTAAAGACGATACAATTCCCCAAGATAAAATAGTCAATGACATCCCTGGAGTTTTAGATGTGGCTCGAGCTAATGATCAATATCAAGTTGTAATTGGTCAAACAGTTGATGATGTTTATGACGAAGTAATTAGTCAATTGGGAAGTGGTTTTGAACAATCTGAAGATCAAGGTGAATCAACAAAAAAGCCTGTAGATAATTCTTTGTTAGCAAAAACTAAACGTGGATTTTCCCAATTGATTGGTATTATTACTGGTTCTATGATGCCCGTAATTGGATTATTAGCAGCTAGCGGTATGTTAAAAGGGGTATTGAATATTTTAACTAATTTTTGTCATATGTCTACTACCTCTTCCACTTACATTATTATTAATGCAATGGCGGATTCTGCATTTTATTTTTTACCAGTAATAGTGGGCTTTACTGCAGCAAAAAAATTAGGCTCTAATCCTATTGTTGTTGCTCTTATAGCGTGTTTTTTAATTTATCCTGATTTAGTAAAGATTGTATCTTCAGGAAAATTTAATTATTATATAGCAGGCGTTGGAATTAATGCTAACTTCTTTGGCATTCCAATTCATATTCCTCAATATACTTATTCCATTTTCCCTATGATTTTTGCTGCTTGGATGGCCGCTAAAATTGAACCTTGGATTAAAAAGTGGATGCCTGTTACTCTAAGATTAATTTTTACACCTTTAGTTGAAATTCTCTTAGTTGGAATAACTGTTTTAGTAATCGTTGGACCGATTATTTCATTTATTTCTGAAGGAATAGCTTCTGTTTTGCAATGGCTTTTAACAGTTAATAGTGCCTTATCAGGACTTATTATTGGTGGTTTATATCAAGTTTTAGTCATTTTTGGATTGCATTGGGCCGTTATACCACTGATTGCCAATGATATTGCTGCTCATGGTCATAGTGTGTTAAATGGTATTGTTTCAATTACTATGATTGCCCAAGGAGCCGGTGCCCTTGCTGTATGGATTAAAACCAAAAAAAATCCAGACTTAAAGGGTTTGTCTCTTAGTGCCGCAATTTCTGCTGCAGTTGGAATTACAGAACCCGCAATGTATGGTGTCAATCTGAAATATGGTCGCGTTTTTCTAACTTCAAGTATTGGAGCAGCTATTGGTGGTCTTGTTAATGGTTTACTGAAAGTTGATATGTATGGTTTTACTGGTAGTTTAATTGGTTTCCCATCTTTTGTTCCTAAAGCTGGCCAAGGAAATCCTAATAACCTCTTATACTTTTGGATTGCTTCTGTTGTTACTATCATTGCCGCCTTTACTTTAACGTACTTATTCGGCTATCGTGAAGATGACGCAGGCAACCCTAAAACAGCACCTAAAAAGAAAAAATTAGCTTAA
- a CDS encoding Bax inhibitor-1 family protein, whose protein sequence is MPVMEQTKDGALAKFTSLVYLYTGLGVAFWLLSAFALAKNQAFSMPILMWGAQHRLLATVLAIAIPIGLLYLCQSLAQRSYFLTFVCYIAFLASFSITGMPIFFAYSAKSIVQATSMTAIAFIVMAGYGYFTRTNLMTWSKTLMIGLIAVIVVSILNLILFKSSLAMLIINAITMILFLGFIAFDSQNLKQIYQQNQGANLGAIALIASINLVLDFINLLLSLLSIFGNNDN, encoded by the coding sequence ATGCCAGTTATGGAACAAACCAAAGATGGTGCCTTAGCTAAATTTACATCCCTTGTTTATTTGTATACAGGTTTAGGCGTTGCCTTTTGGTTGTTGTCAGCTTTTGCTCTTGCTAAAAATCAAGCGTTCTCTATGCCCATCTTAATGTGGGGCGCCCAACATCGTTTATTAGCTACGGTTTTAGCAATTGCTATCCCAATCGGTTTACTCTATTTGTGTCAGTCCTTAGCCCAACGTTCTTATTTTTTAACATTTGTCTGTTATATAGCTTTCTTAGCGTCCTTTTCCATTACAGGTATGCCGATTTTCTTTGCTTATTCTGCTAAAAGTATTGTACAAGCAACAAGCATGACGGCAATTGCTTTCATAGTAATGGCAGGATATGGCTACTTTACAAGGACAAACTTGATGACTTGGAGTAAAACCTTAATGATTGGCCTGATTGCAGTGATTGTGGTTTCTATTTTAAATTTAATTTTATTTAAAAGTTCACTAGCAATGCTAATTATTAATGCGATTACCATGATTTTATTTCTTGGATTTATTGCTTTTGATTCACAAAATCTGAAACAAATTTATCAACAAAATCAAGGAGCCAATTTAGGTGCAATTGCTTTAATTGCTTCCATCAATTTGGTGCTCGATTTTATTAATCTTTTGCTCAGTCTTTTGTCTATCTTTGGTAATAATGACAATTAA
- a CDS encoding MFS transporter, with amino-acid sequence MAHKFQRWETLIGIIALTTVTRLDSVMAPSIVKIQQAFPNADPTQVESIASIGDVASMVASFIFGFILTRITYKHAAILGLTLLAAGGLLPIFIHKSVAQLIFFALIVGLGSGAITTILPSLSAAAYQGERRSNQFGFNVALEDGFAMVWIVLGGYLATISWIHNYYVYAITLVALVLAIFFVPNIQPTDNSATNAVDTNQQKDQWGFIIALVVISMLVEVLVAVMTNKMALYLNYYHIGGPSTAGQALLFVRAASIVAGIFISFYRKAFGNYLLAAGFGSIIIGALILIYVHTFWTSALAAFLIGTGGSVALITIPFLLSNLASAKVYPIVMGTFSALTSLGFAFSAWFFKYTAPLFSTNNLIGTFIAMIVLSAIIIIVLVVTQIQKRASN; translated from the coding sequence TTGGCACATAAATTTCAACGCTGGGAAACTTTAATTGGAATTATCGCGTTAACCACTGTTACTCGTTTAGATTCAGTGATGGCGCCATCAATTGTAAAAATTCAACAAGCTTTTCCCAATGCGGATCCTACTCAAGTGGAGTCCATTGCCTCTATTGGTGATGTAGCTTCAATGGTTGCTTCTTTTATTTTTGGTTTTATTTTGACTAGAATTACTTACAAGCATGCAGCTATTTTAGGATTAACTTTGTTAGCTGCTGGTGGTTTATTACCGATCTTCATTCATAAAAGTGTCGCGCAATTAATCTTCTTTGCTTTGATTGTAGGTTTAGGCAGTGGTGCAATTACTACTATTTTGCCTAGTTTGTCAGCCGCAGCTTATCAAGGTGAACGGCGTTCTAATCAATTCGGTTTTAATGTAGCTTTAGAAGATGGGTTCGCGATGGTCTGGATTGTTTTAGGCGGATACTTAGCCACGATTAGCTGGATTCATAATTATTATGTTTACGCAATTACCCTTGTCGCTTTAGTTTTGGCAATTTTCTTTGTTCCTAATATCCAACCCACAGACAATAGTGCTACTAATGCCGTCGATACTAATCAACAAAAAGATCAATGGGGTTTTATTATTGCACTCGTGGTAATTTCAATGTTAGTTGAAGTTTTAGTAGCAGTCATGACTAATAAAATGGCTCTTTATTTAAATTATTACCACATTGGCGGACCTAGCACAGCTGGTCAAGCATTACTCTTTGTTCGCGCTGCTTCTATTGTTGCGGGTATATTTATTAGTTTTTATCGTAAAGCTTTTGGCAACTATTTGTTAGCTGCTGGATTTGGCTCAATTATTATTGGTGCTTTAATTTTAATTTATGTACACACTTTTTGGACTAGTGCTTTAGCCGCCTTTTTGATTGGTACCGGTGGTTCTGTTGCTTTAATTACTATTCCCTTTTTATTATCTAACCTAGCCTCTGCCAAAGTATATCCTATTGTTATGGGAACTTTCTCAGCACTAACTAGTCTTGGATTTGCTTTCTCAGCTTGGTTCTTTAAGTACACTGCACCTCTTTTTAGTACTAATAATTTAATTGGAACTTTCATCGCCATGATTGTTTTAAGTGCTATTATTATCATAGTACTAGTAGTTACTCAAATTCAAAAACGTGCAAGTAATTAA